Proteins encoded together in one Pontiella desulfatans window:
- a CDS encoding autotransporter outer membrane beta-barrel domain-containing protein → MKKITTYLLLGGSLLAGVISVQADTFSNDGGDTLFHNPANWNTGVVPASSAAVAGSFNANLTCDFNAATWSYLSANSKLRTSTEYRGINRLLTGDVRATRTQVINLDYGDANLWKATGGTAMYIANKTGVTTTLNLISGAVNLESNPLRLGNEANSYGILNISGGQFIIGRNDMYVGVNGSALVKITGGSFRTRDDINIGSLGTFEVSGTGATEIGIGSFSSVDGRWTQSGTLSVLVDETATGVTKILVDETDGIPGVGNDGNVIFQAGSLLDVDFAGAYTNGGTFTVMEWEGTLTDNGLAFSTNVNTEIWSFNLDAANKVLTVTADGGSSPTEPTVVPNITDASYSNTTVTLTWDSESGVGYNVLSASNLVDVAWSTNVAGVTGDGASTTTNLTAGGGPQEFYKIEAFGQ, encoded by the coding sequence ATGAAAAAAATAACAACCTATCTTCTGCTTGGCGGAAGCTTATTGGCTGGTGTGATCTCAGTGCAGGCGGATACGTTCAGCAACGACGGCGGCGACACACTATTCCATAATCCCGCCAACTGGAACACAGGTGTGGTGCCGGCCTCCTCAGCAGCTGTCGCCGGATCGTTCAATGCGAATCTCACATGCGACTTTAATGCCGCTACCTGGAGCTACTTATCGGCAAACTCAAAGCTGCGTACTTCAACTGAGTACCGGGGGATTAACCGTTTGCTGACCGGAGATGTCCGGGCCACCCGGACGCAGGTTATTAATTTGGATTATGGCGACGCAAATTTATGGAAAGCAACCGGTGGTACCGCGATGTATATAGCGAATAAAACGGGGGTCACCACGACGTTAAATCTGATAAGCGGAGCGGTCAATCTTGAGTCCAACCCGCTCCGATTGGGCAACGAGGCAAATTCTTACGGAATCCTTAATATTTCAGGCGGGCAGTTTATTATCGGCCGCAATGATATGTATGTCGGGGTGAACGGCAGCGCACTCGTCAAGATAACCGGCGGCTCTTTCAGAACCCGTGACGATATCAACATCGGAAGTTTAGGTACCTTTGAGGTTTCCGGTACGGGCGCGACAGAAATCGGAATCGGTTCGTTCTCCTCTGTAGATGGAAGATGGACCCAGAGCGGAACTCTCAGCGTTCTTGTTGATGAAACAGCCACCGGCGTTACCAAGATTCTGGTGGATGAAACCGATGGAATCCCGGGGGTCGGAAATGATGGTAATGTGATATTCCAGGCCGGCTCGCTGCTGGATGTTGATTTCGCAGGAGCCTACACGAATGGCGGAACCTTTACCGTGATGGAATGGGAAGGCACCTTGACGGATAACGGACTGGCTTTTTCGACCAACGTCAACACGGAAATCTGGAGCTTTAATCTGGATGCAGCTAACAAGGTGCTTACGGTCACCGCCGATGGCGGTTCCAGTCCCACCGAGCCGACGGTTGTGCCGAATATTACGGATGCCAGCTATTCCAATACCACCGTCACCCTGACGTGGGATTCCGAATCGGGTGTTGGGTACAATGTACTGAGTGCTAGTAATTTGGTGGATGTGGCTTGGTCGACAAATGTTGCAGGGGTTACCGGTGACGGAGCCAGCACTACGACAAATCTGACTGCTGGTGGCGGTCCTCAGGAGTTCTATAAGATCGAAGCGTTCGGGCAGTAG
- a CDS encoding LacI family DNA-binding transcriptional regulator produces MSKNNPERRVTHADIAREVGVSKATVSLSLSNHPRISDAMKMRVRKKAEEMGYDPDPMLSALAHYRNSSQTKPTQAVLAWINPLENPDDLRGQHEFDLYWKGAFDAAHQLGYRLEEFRTKDISLQRMDSIFKTRNIRGILIAGLRHTTFLHTKTDWQSFPWKDYAAVRFGRSTAYPETHYVTSAQTANTMLAVKSIRQRGYQRIGYFGEYSEVRLFCAGFLFAQLTLPENLRLPPLLFTLEDSIHQQKEKLKIWIKQYKPDVILTEHSGIFQLLADLKIRIPDDIGLVTNSIHDTPIDAGIDQNPRDIGYAATRMLISLINGHSLGIPSVRNETLIEGSWVDGSMLPNRNIE; encoded by the coding sequence ATGAGTAAGAATAATCCAGAGCGCAGGGTTACCCATGCTGATATTGCCCGCGAAGTGGGGGTATCAAAGGCGACAGTCTCACTCTCGCTGAGCAACCATCCGCGGATATCGGATGCGATGAAGATGCGCGTCCGTAAAAAAGCCGAGGAAATGGGCTATGACCCCGACCCGATGCTATCGGCGCTTGCCCATTATCGGAACTCCAGTCAGACCAAGCCGACCCAGGCGGTGTTGGCCTGGATAAATCCCTTGGAAAATCCCGACGATTTACGTGGCCAGCATGAATTTGACCTTTACTGGAAAGGAGCTTTCGATGCAGCCCATCAGCTTGGCTATCGGCTCGAAGAATTCCGGACAAAGGATATCTCGCTTCAACGCATGGATTCGATATTCAAGACCCGTAATATTCGCGGCATTCTGATTGCGGGGCTGCGCCACACAACATTTCTCCATACCAAAACCGACTGGCAATCCTTTCCATGGAAGGATTATGCGGCCGTGCGTTTCGGACGAAGTACCGCCTATCCGGAAACACACTATGTAACCAGTGCCCAAACCGCCAATACCATGCTGGCCGTCAAGTCTATCCGGCAACGAGGCTATCAGCGTATAGGCTATTTCGGGGAATACTCAGAAGTACGGCTCTTTTGTGCCGGCTTTCTCTTTGCCCAGCTGACCCTGCCGGAAAACCTCCGCCTTCCTCCATTACTGTTCACTCTGGAGGATTCCATCCACCAGCAGAAGGAGAAGCTCAAAATCTGGATCAAGCAGTATAAACCCGACGTCATCCTGACCGAACACTCCGGAATTTTTCAACTCCTAGCAGATCTCAAGATCCGGATCCCTGACGATATCGGGCTCGTCACCAACAGTATCCACGATACCCCCATTGATGCAGGGATCGACCAGAACCCAAGGGATATAGGCTACGCCGCTACTCGGATGCTGATTTCCCTCATCAACGGACACAGCTTAGGCATTCCATCGGTTCGAAACGAAACCCTCATCGAAGGCAGTTGGGTCGACGGCTCCATGCTCCCCAACAGGAATATCGAATAA
- a CDS encoding sulfatase-like hydrolase/transferase → MKTLTNLLLGALLCAGFVEAKSFSGSRPNIILVMTDDQGYGDLSCNGHPYIKTPHIDRFREQSTRFEDFHVSSSCAPFGLELCCAARARCV, encoded by the coding sequence ATGAAGACGCTGACGAATCTGCTGCTGGGCGCGCTCTTGTGCGCCGGGTTTGTCGAAGCGAAAAGTTTTTCTGGCAGCCGCCCCAATATCATATTGGTCATGACCGACGATCAGGGGTACGGGGATCTCAGTTGCAACGGGCATCCCTATATCAAGACGCCGCATATCGATCGTTTCCGTGAGCAGAGCACGCGCTTTGAGGATTTTCATGTCAGTTCCAGCTGCGCCCCGTTCGGACTGGAATTATGTTGCGCTGCAAGGGCGCGGTGTGTATGA
- a CDS encoding family 43 glycosylhydrolase: MKIARTNHNERNTEMNQAIRTIGLAGVGIGIALAPHVQAQNNPILKQEDPGFVYAADPAAEVFNGKVYVYCSRDQPDAKGYSGMQDYVVLESPDMKTWINHGVVLKPREYSWADGQMNAPDCAYKDGWYYLYFPYDKTYVGVAKSRSPAGPWEEAVTDKITTIFDPTVFVDDDGQAYIYGTDSKVNVGPEGKEIWGAKLKDNMVELDGPWYRLSGLKDKISEGVTIFKRDGIYYFMARVGNKTGYWMADNPLPSPDNPDNPKQATHNTKDGYANFIGFMSRAQNDAPCHMSAIEFNNQWYYFYHRGVSVNNGSYNKRSASFDKLEFNEDGTIQTVQFTLETVDTSDHGKGSVHLDAADFSESHKVLAATNLDKDGGLQLQELFDGSWAKYEHVDFGENPDNQPIPFFVRAYSDRRANEQAIEIRLDSLDSEPIAIIPITDTKKEYQTFSTMLENVKGKHTLYVTFKGEVPRKARLCLMTINWFEYTPAN, from the coding sequence ATGAAAATTGCCAGAACCAATCATAACGAAAGGAACACAGAAATGAATCAGGCAATCAGAACGATTGGGTTGGCGGGAGTCGGTATAGGGATTGCGCTTGCACCGCATGTGCAAGCCCAAAATAACCCCATTTTAAAACAGGAAGACCCCGGCTTTGTCTACGCCGCAGACCCCGCCGCCGAGGTATTCAATGGCAAAGTATACGTGTACTGCTCTCGCGATCAGCCCGACGCCAAGGGGTACTCAGGAATGCAGGATTACGTGGTACTAGAATCCCCTGATATGAAAACCTGGATCAATCATGGCGTCGTACTTAAGCCCCGCGAATACTCCTGGGCCGACGGACAAATGAATGCCCCCGACTGTGCCTACAAAGATGGATGGTACTATCTCTACTTTCCTTATGACAAAACGTATGTAGGTGTCGCGAAGAGTCGATCTCCCGCAGGACCCTGGGAAGAGGCCGTCACCGACAAAATCACGACGATCTTTGATCCTACAGTCTTTGTGGATGATGACGGTCAAGCCTATATCTATGGAACCGATAGCAAGGTGAATGTAGGTCCAGAAGGAAAAGAAATATGGGGAGCTAAACTAAAGGATAATATGGTCGAGCTTGATGGACCATGGTATCGACTTTCAGGCCTGAAAGATAAGATATCAGAGGGGGTGACGATCTTTAAGCGAGATGGTATTTATTACTTTATGGCCCGGGTTGGAAACAAAACGGGCTACTGGATGGCGGATAATCCTCTCCCTTCTCCTGATAACCCTGACAACCCAAAACAAGCCACCCACAACACCAAAGATGGCTATGCGAATTTCATAGGTTTTATGAGCCGGGCACAGAACGATGCGCCCTGCCATATGTCTGCTATAGAATTTAACAACCAGTGGTATTATTTTTACCATCGGGGAGTATCGGTAAACAATGGGTCCTACAACAAGAGGTCCGCGAGCTTTGACAAGCTGGAATTCAATGAGGATGGAACCATCCAAACCGTTCAGTTTACCTTAGAAACCGTTGATACCAGTGATCACGGTAAAGGATCCGTCCACCTCGACGCTGCAGATTTTTCTGAATCGCATAAGGTCCTTGCTGCGACTAATTTGGACAAAGACGGCGGGCTGCAACTGCAAGAACTCTTTGATGGCAGCTGGGCTAAATACGAGCATGTTGACTTTGGAGAAAACCCTGACAATCAACCCATTCCCTTTTTTGTCAGGGCATACTCTGACCGAAGGGCAAATGAGCAGGCCATAGAAATTCGTCTCGACTCATTGGACAGCGAACCCATTGCCATTATTCCTATTACCGATACGAAAAAAGAATACCAAACCTTTTCAACGATGCTCGAAAACGTGAAGGGGAAACACACCCTCTATGTCACCTTTAAAGGGGAGGTTCCACGAAAAGCTCGACTATGTCTTATGACGATAAACTGGTTTGAATACACACCAGCCAATTAG